DNA sequence from the Chloroflexota bacterium genome:
TGACTCACGCCGCAATTGCGCTGGCGCGCTCCAGACTGCGTTTCAGGTCCCCTTCTCCCTGCATGCAAACAAAGACGATCCGGACCCGCCTGCAGTTGATCGCGGCGGATCCGGATTGTTAGCTTGCCCGAACGACACGGTCACGTGGCGGTGAAATGTACGGGTAACCGGTTGCAGTTTGCTGCAGACTAGCTCCCACCGGCCAGCGTTGCCGCCATCTGGATCTCCGGCCCGGCCAGGGCTTTGGAGACGGGGCAGTTTTCCTTGGCCGCCAGGGCCAGCTCCTGCAGCTTGGCGTCGTCCAGGCCGGGTACATCGGCCACGGTGTCCAGTTCGATGAGGGTGATGGTGGGACCCTGGCGCAGGTGGACCTTGGCGGTGGTGGTGATGCTGTTTGGGGTGAAGCCCTCGTCGGTCAGCAGGGCGGAGAGGAACATGGAAAAACAGCCGGCATGGGCAGCGCCGATCAGTTCCTCCGGGTTGGTGCCTGGTTTTTCCTCGAAGCGCGTGGTGTAGGAATAGGCCACATCAAAGGCACCACTGCCACCTTTCATGGTGCCACTGCCCTCTTTCAGCGTACCGTTCCAAACCACGTGTGCTTTTCGAACTGCCATCTTTTTCCTCCATGAGTTGTGAGAGTCTGTCGGGCGGATGGTGATTACAAGGCAATCATCATCCGTTCATGGTTAATGGTAACATACTCGCCTAACAACCTCCTGATTACCGATTGCCGATCACTGCCCACTAACCCACTGTCCCCGGCTTGCGCCAGTTTGACCGGATCCTACTGGGCGCGCCGGATCACCGGCAAATGAATCTGTTTATCCAACTGCTGATTGACAAACACGCCACCACCTGTACCGGCGTAGATGGTGGAGGGTGTCATTGGGTCGATGGCCAGGGCCGAGACACCGAGAATGGTCAGGCCGTCGTTGATGGCATTCCAGCTCCCACCGCCGTTGATGCTTTTGAACACGCCGCCGCCGTAAGTCCCTGCAAAGAGCGTGGACGGCGTCACCGGATCGATCGCCAGGGCCATAACATTGGTAGAAGTCAGGCCGTCGTTGATGGCGCTCCAGCTCCCACCACCGTTGGTGCTTTTGAACACGCCGCCGCCGATAATCCCTGCATAGAGGGTGGAGGGCGTCGCCGGGTCGACGGCCAGGGCCATAACCATGGTGCCGGTCAGGCCGTCGTTGATGGCATTCCAGCTCCCACCGCCGTTGATGCTTTTGAACACGCCGCCGCCGGAAGTCCCAGCATAGAGGGTGGACGGCGTCACCGGATCGATCGCCAAGGCACGAACATTGGTAGAAGTCAGGCCGTCGTTGATGGCGCTCCAGCTCCCACCGCCGTTGATGCTTTTGAACACGCCGCCGCTGTAAGTCCCTGCATAGAGGGTGGACGGCGTCACCGGATCGATCGCCAGGGCCCAAACATCGGAAGAAGTCAGGCCGTCGTTGATGGCATTCCAGCTCCCACCGCCGTTGATGCTCTTGACTACGCCGCCGAGGCCAGTCCCAGCATAGAGGGTGGAGGGCGTCACCGGGTCGATGGCCAGGGCAAAAACAGTGGAAGAAGTCAGGCCGTCGTTGATGGCGCTCCAGCTCCCACCGCCGTTGATGCTCCTGTATATGCCGCCCCATGTTCCAGCATAGAGGGTGGAGGGCGTCGCCGGGTCGATGGCCAGAGTATTAATAGGGACAGAACCGGCCAGGCCGCTGTAGTGCCAGTTCCCGCCGCCGTTGATGCTCTTGTACACACCACCCCACAATGCCCCGGCATAGAGGGTGGTCGGTATCACCGGGTCGATGGCCAGGGAGTGAACTTCAACAGGCCGCCAGTTCAGACCGTTGTTGACGACATTCCAGCTCACGCCACTGTCGGTGCTCCGGTACACACCACCGAACCCTGCCCCAGCAAAAAGGGTGGAGGGCGTGGCCGGGTCGATGGCCAGAACATAAACAGTGGAAGTGATCAGGCCGGTGTTGACTGCGCTCCAGTTATCGCCGCCGTTGATGCTCTTGAAGACGCCACCACCTGTTCCGGCGTAGAGGGTGGTCGGCGTGGCCGGGTCGATGGCCAGAGCATAAACAGTGGAAGTGATCAGGCCGGTGTTGACTGCGCTCCAGTTATCGCCGCCATCGATGCTCTTGAAGACACCGCCGCCTTCTGTCGCTGCGAAAAGGGTGGAGGGCGTGGCCGGGTCGATCGCCAGGGCAAAAATACGAGTTGCGGTCAGGCCGGTGTTGACCGCGCTCCAGTTATCGCCGCTGTCGATGCTCTTAAAAACGCCACCGTATTCTGTCCCAGCGAAAAGGGTAGAGGGCGTCGCCGGGTCGATGACCAGGGCGTTAACACCTAAATGCCCGCCCAGACCGCTGCTGATGGAGCGCCAGTTTCCGCCGCCGGTGGTGCTCCTG
Encoded proteins:
- a CDS encoding OsmC family protein, whose protein sequence is MAVRKAHVVWNGTLKEGSGTMKGGSGAFDVAYSYTTRFEEKPGTNPEELIGAAHAGCFSMFLSALLTDEGFTPNSITTTAKVHLRQGPTITLIELDTVADVPGLDDAKLQELALAAKENCPVSKALAGPEIQMAATLAGGS